One region of Pygocentrus nattereri isolate fPygNat1 chromosome 14, fPygNat1.pri, whole genome shotgun sequence genomic DNA includes:
- the LOC108412258 gene encoding uncharacterized protein LOC108412258 isoform X1 — MASQQERIKAEEDHPCADGFTAVKEEAESVNISGQTDKEAVKDEAEAEDVKEEEEEEGEEEEEEEENWTLDVNDEASAAEIGMRAESPCEIEVKLEPGSESEESLEREPAPRSKGRKRPHPLQQQQPLQNREMEEPSTLVDFFRERGIAEDLIKRMETDKIDISVIPLMNDSELQQYIPHYGDRLAVISYCLSNQPYQGASQLIEPAPSRLFGPREDVSKRHMGNTYAKKKARRVELGWMNYNEKGCNFKQVRTANGGGTKHISINKQAKMSEVRRMAERIFFPAGASRFFYLKDVDCDIRDFSHRRLDENLTVGDLYEAYKVKILRLYLFTKKRSANNVQGPRDLSLEGGSTYMQQENNDFSIAMHSQSLENHLDREAENSHGAQGLEHPYDETVWEDQIQENGAVVSARWMTELRNQDAVYDVRTIPQTSDVSTSTGNSQFHDYKEYDIGTGAQIVHRLDDTLPFEVHSKVIVEVRRGNCLSDMMGAFTDATIMDKEVSIHMKLPNGGLEVGVGSGVFRDCLSEFWSEFYNRCTLGSDVKAPFLRHEFQVTEWQAIARVLLKGWIAEKYFPIHLPLPFLEETLYGTIISSVSEAFMLYISKHDREVLQHALNSFESVDQDSLLDILDSYECHRMPTEDNLGPLLTQLGHKALIQMPKFVIDCWRPVLKELAKTISPQKLTEIIEERVPSPKKVNALLKFPEDMNVQQNTVARHLKRYIRELDDSILQRFLRFCTGADVIFGKHITVQFIEKKDFECRPRANMCGCLLLLPIRYQNYPDLRSGFNAVLNNSVWIMDIM; from the exons ATGGCCTCCCAGCAGGAGCGGATAAAAGCCGAGGAGGACCACCCATGCGCAGACGGGTTCACGGCGGTGAAGGAGGAGGCCGAGAGCGTGAACATCAGCGGGCAGACCGACAAGGAGGCCGTTAAGGACGAGGCAGAAGCCGAGGACgtcaaagaagaagaagaagaagaaggagaagaagaggaggaggaggaggagaactGGACGCTGGATGTCAACGACGAAGCGAGCGCCGCCGAGATTGGTATGAGAGCGGAGAGCCCGTGTGAAATCGAGGTGAAGTTAGAACCGGGCAGCGAGTCGGAGGAGAGCTTGGAGAGGGAGCCTGCTCCCCGGAGTAAAGGGCGAAAAAGACCGCATCCCCTGCAGCAACAGCAGCCGCTACAAAATAG AGAAATGGAGGAGCCGTCCACTCTTGTTGACTTCTTTCGGGAGAGGGGCATAGCTGAGGACCTGATCAAACGGATGGAAACGGACAAG ATTGACATCTCTGTGATACCACTGATGAACGACAGTGAACTTCAACAGTATATACCACACTATGGAGACAGACTCGCCGTCATATCCTACTGCCTTAGTAACCAGCCATATCAAGGAGCATCCCAGCTTATAGAGCCAGCACCATCAAGGCTTTTTGGGCCAAGAGAGGATGTTTCAAAAAGGCACATGGGCAACACGTATGCAAAAAAGAAAGCCCGGAGAGTGGAGCTCGGATGGATGAATTACAATGAGAAAGGCTGTAATTTCAAACAAGTTCGCACTGCGAACGGAGGAGGGACCAAGCATATTagtataaacaaacaagcaaaaatgtcTGAAGTTCGGAGAATGGCAGAGAGAATCTTCTTCCCGGCTGGAGCCTCCAGATTTTTTTATCTGAAGGATGTTGATTGTGATATCCGAGACTTTTCTCATAGACGCCTTGATGAAAACCTGACTGTAGGAGATCTCTATGAGGCCTATAAGGTGAAAATTCTGCGATTGTACCTCTTCACAAAAAAGCGCAGTGCAAACAATGTGCAAGGTCCCCGGGATCTTTCTCTAGAAGGTGGCAGTACTTATATGCAGCAGGAGAACAATGATTTCAGCATTGCAATGCACAGCCAATCTTTGGAAAACCACCTTGACAGAGAGGCTGAAAATTCCCATGGAGCACAAGGACTCGAACACCCATATGATGAAACCGTTTGGGAGGATCAAATCCAGGAGAATGGTGCCGTTGTCAGTGCCAGATGGATGACAGAACTACGCAACCAAGATGCTGTATATGATGTCCGGACCATTCCACAGACCAGTGACGTTTCGACAAGTACTGGAAATTCTCAGTTTCATGATTACAAAGAATATGACATTGGAACTGGAGCACAAATTGTTCACCGTTTAGATGACACGCTGCCTTTTGAGGTACATTCAAAGGTCATTGTTGAGGTACGTAGAGGAAATTGTCTCAGTGATATGATGGGTGCGTTCACTGACGCAACAATTATGGACAAGGAAGTCAGCATTCATATGAAGCTCCCTAATGGAGGGCTGGAGGTGGGAGTTGGATCTGGAGTTTTCCGTGATTGCCTCTCAGAATTTTGGAGTGAATTCTACAACAGGTGCACTCTAGGGTCTGACGTTAAGGCTCCGTTCCTAAGGCATGAATTTCAAGTCACTGAGTGGCAAGCCATCGCAAGGGTCCTTCTGAAAGGCTGGATTGCTGAGAAATACTTCCCAATTCATCTCCCTTTGCCGTTTCTGGAAGAGACATTGTATGGCACCATCATCAGCAGCGTGTCTGAGGCCTTCATGCTCTATATTTCAAAGCATGACCGGGAGGTCCTCCAACATGCATTGAACAGCTTCGAGTCTGTCGATCAAGACTCACTGCTGGATATTCTCGATTCCTACGAATGCCATCGAATGCCCACTGAAGACAACCTGGGCCCACTCCTTACTCAGTTAGGCCACAAGGCCCTCATTCAAATGCCAAAATTTGTTATTGACTGTTGGAGGCCTGTTCTAAAGGAGCTGGCCAAAACAATCTCCCCGCAGAAGTTAACGGAGATAATAGAAGAAAGAGTTCCATCGCCTAAGAAGGTGAATGCACTTCTGAAATTTCCAGAAGACATGAATGTCCAACAAAATACTGTAGCAAGGCATCTCAAAAGGTACATCAGGGAACTGGATGACAGCATCTTGCAACGCTTCCTTCGTTTCTGCACAGGGGCGGATGTCATTTTTGGAAAGCACATTACGGTGCAGTTCATCGAAAAAAAGGACTTTGAATGTCGTCCACGAGCAAATATGTGTGGATGCCTTCTCTTGTTGCCAATAAGATATCAGAATTACCCAGATCTCCGGAGTGGCTTCAATGCTGTTCTAAACAACTCGGTTTGGATAATGGATATTATGTAA
- the LOC108412258 gene encoding piggyBac transposable element-derived protein 4-like isoform X3, which translates to MASQQERIKAEEDHPCADGFTAVKEEAESVNISGQTDKEAVKDEAEAEDVKEEEEEEGEEEEEEEENWTLDVNDEASAAEIGMRAESPCEIEVKLEPGSESEESLEREPAPRSKGRKRPHPLQQQQPLQNRKDKRPRGDEQPGFVILEDASQNFAPKRRPGVHVGRSQSRSPFDIFQLFFSADVVGALVQNTNQNAKRTKTAHSWKELSVEELYRFLGLVLYTGLVKAPSLPCYWSSQSLFKFEFPASVMTQARFEAIASCFHLSDPEAAAINESKAGTAEYDPLHQLKPLLNDLMTSCKRYFHPFRSLTITQVEPEDDFEKFALEEPNSEKHRLLVLADNSCGYVWNLCVMENSTASASAKGLGYDSVMQLMDVELLGQGYHLSVDSFHTSLELFKDLHQSKCYAWGIISPKALGFPRTSMNNSKVSNNVSVEWLQRDHILFLKYTEPVERAICSTIHRAAQTRDTQRKSKNCNLPSMDKGDVRTQDKESDMLKRVTASHRDLQKPSKWYICLFYQLLGIACANSFILHMELGRKGSHTHKAFMEHLIDMLVNQGKCSKNSQPTDESGDEDKSLPAEQEASETSPDLQDGQEKVHVIKPPSGGWYCIPLLNPAGGKACIHCYKHKRKLSITTFICQVCNATLCLRPDSNCFHEWHIKQGLAEP; encoded by the exons ATGGCCTCCCAGCAGGAGCGGATAAAAGCCGAGGAGGACCACCCATGCGCAGACGGGTTCACGGCGGTGAAGGAGGAGGCCGAGAGCGTGAACATCAGCGGGCAGACCGACAAGGAGGCCGTTAAGGACGAGGCAGAAGCCGAGGACgtcaaagaagaagaagaagaagaaggagaagaagaggaggaggaggaggagaactGGACGCTGGATGTCAACGACGAAGCGAGCGCCGCCGAGATTGGTATGAGAGCGGAGAGCCCGTGTGAAATCGAGGTGAAGTTAGAACCGGGCAGCGAGTCGGAGGAGAGCTTGGAGAGGGAGCCTGCTCCCCGGAGTAAAGGGCGAAAAAGACCGCATCCCCTGCAGCAACAGCAGCCGCTACAAAATAG AAAAGACAAAAGGCCACGTGGTGATGAGCAGCCAGGTTTTGTCATATTGGAGGATGCCTCGCAAAATTTTGCGCCAAAACGACGGCCTGGAGTGCATGTTGGCCGATCCCAGTCACGGTCACCATTTGACATCTTTCAGTTGTTCTTCAGCGCAGATGTTGTTGGTGCACTCGTCCAGAACACCAACCAAAATGCAAAACGCACAAAAACAGCGCATTCTTGGAAGGAACTCAGTGTTGAGGAGCTTTACAGATTTCTTGGTCTTGTGCTATACACAGGACTAGTGAAGGCACCAAGCCTTCCATGTTACTGGAGCTCCCAGTCGCTCTTCAAATTTGAATTCCCTGCTTCGGTGATGACTCAGGCTAGATTTGAAGCGATTGCTTCCTGTTTCCACCTCAGCGACCCTGAAGCGGCTGCCATCAACGAGAGCAAAGCGGGCACAGCAGAATATGACCCTCTCCATCAGCTCAAGCCTCTTCTGAATGACCTCATGACCTCATGCAAACGATACTTTCACCCATTTAGAAGCCTCACCATCACTCAGGTAGAACCCGAGGATGACTTTGAGAAGTTTGCTTTGGAGGAGCCAAACAGTGAGAAGCACAGGCTGTTAGTCCTGGCAGACAATTCGTGCGGCTATGTGTGGAATCTGTGTGTGATGGAAAACAGCACTGCCTCAGCTTCCGCTAAAGGACTTGGCTATGACTCAGTGATGCAGCTGATGGATGTGGAACTGCTTGGTCAGGGATACCACCTCTCTGTGGACAGTTTTCACACCAGCCTAGAGCTGTTTAAGGACTTGCACCAATCAAAATGCTATGCATGGGGGATCATAAGCCCAAAGGCCCTGGGCTTCCCAAGAACCAGTATGAACAACAGTAAAGTGAGCAATAATGTGTCCGTTGAGTGGCTTCAGAGAGATCACATACTGTTTTTGAAATATACGGAGCCTGTTGAGAGAGCAATTTGTAGCACCATTCATAGAGCTGCCCAAACAAGGGATACACAAAGAAAATCAAAGAACTGTAATCTCCCTTCCATGGACAAAGGTGATGTCAGAACGCAGGACAAAGAGTCAGACATGTTGAAAAGAGTAACTGCCTCCCACAGAGATCTTCAGAAACCCTCAAAGTGGTACATATGCCTGTTCTACCAACTCCTGGGCATTGCCTGTGCCAACAGCTTCATCCTTCACATGGAATTAGGCCGGAAAGGATCACATACCCACAAGGCATTCATGGAACATCTCATTGACATGCTGGTAAATCAAggcaaatgcagtaaaaattCACAGCCCACAGACGAATCTGGGGACGAGGATAAGAGCCTTCCGGCTGAGCAAGAGGCAAGTGAGACCAGCCCAGATCTTCAAGATGGGCAGGAGAAGGTCCATGTAATCAAGCCCCCAAGTGGTGGTTGGTACTGTATTCCATTGCTCAACCCTGCGGGAGGAAAAGCATGCATCCATTGCTACAAGCACAAGAGAAAACTGTCTATAACAACTTTCATATGCCAAGTTTGCAATGCAACCTTGTGCCTTAGACCGGATAGCAACTGTTTCCATGAATGGCATATTAAACAAGGCTTAGCAGAGCCTTGA
- the LOC108412258 gene encoding uncharacterized protein LOC108412258 isoform X2, with protein sequence MRAESPCEIEVKLEPGSESEESLEREPAPRSKGRKRPHPLQQQQPLQNREMEEPSTLVDFFRERGIAEDLIKRMETDKIDISVIPLMNDSELQQYIPHYGDRLAVISYCLSNQPYQGASQLIEPAPSRLFGPREDVSKRHMGNTYAKKKARRVELGWMNYNEKGCNFKQVRTANGGGTKHISINKQAKMSEVRRMAERIFFPAGASRFFYLKDVDCDIRDFSHRRLDENLTVGDLYEAYKVKILRLYLFTKKRSANNVQGPRDLSLEGGSTYMQQENNDFSIAMHSQSLENHLDREAENSHGAQGLEHPYDETVWEDQIQENGAVVSARWMTELRNQDAVYDVRTIPQTSDVSTSTGNSQFHDYKEYDIGTGAQIVHRLDDTLPFEVHSKVIVEVRRGNCLSDMMGAFTDATIMDKEVSIHMKLPNGGLEVGVGSGVFRDCLSEFWSEFYNRCTLGSDVKAPFLRHEFQVTEWQAIARVLLKGWIAEKYFPIHLPLPFLEETLYGTIISSVSEAFMLYISKHDREVLQHALNSFESVDQDSLLDILDSYECHRMPTEDNLGPLLTQLGHKALIQMPKFVIDCWRPVLKELAKTISPQKLTEIIEERVPSPKKVNALLKFPEDMNVQQNTVARHLKRYIRELDDSILQRFLRFCTGADVIFGKHITVQFIEKKDFECRPRANMCGCLLLLPIRYQNYPDLRSGFNAVLNNSVWIMDIM encoded by the exons ATGAGAGCGGAGAGCCCGTGTGAAATCGAGGTGAAGTTAGAACCGGGCAGCGAGTCGGAGGAGAGCTTGGAGAGGGAGCCTGCTCCCCGGAGTAAAGGGCGAAAAAGACCGCATCCCCTGCAGCAACAGCAGCCGCTACAAAATAG AGAAATGGAGGAGCCGTCCACTCTTGTTGACTTCTTTCGGGAGAGGGGCATAGCTGAGGACCTGATCAAACGGATGGAAACGGACAAG ATTGACATCTCTGTGATACCACTGATGAACGACAGTGAACTTCAACAGTATATACCACACTATGGAGACAGACTCGCCGTCATATCCTACTGCCTTAGTAACCAGCCATATCAAGGAGCATCCCAGCTTATAGAGCCAGCACCATCAAGGCTTTTTGGGCCAAGAGAGGATGTTTCAAAAAGGCACATGGGCAACACGTATGCAAAAAAGAAAGCCCGGAGAGTGGAGCTCGGATGGATGAATTACAATGAGAAAGGCTGTAATTTCAAACAAGTTCGCACTGCGAACGGAGGAGGGACCAAGCATATTagtataaacaaacaagcaaaaatgtcTGAAGTTCGGAGAATGGCAGAGAGAATCTTCTTCCCGGCTGGAGCCTCCAGATTTTTTTATCTGAAGGATGTTGATTGTGATATCCGAGACTTTTCTCATAGACGCCTTGATGAAAACCTGACTGTAGGAGATCTCTATGAGGCCTATAAGGTGAAAATTCTGCGATTGTACCTCTTCACAAAAAAGCGCAGTGCAAACAATGTGCAAGGTCCCCGGGATCTTTCTCTAGAAGGTGGCAGTACTTATATGCAGCAGGAGAACAATGATTTCAGCATTGCAATGCACAGCCAATCTTTGGAAAACCACCTTGACAGAGAGGCTGAAAATTCCCATGGAGCACAAGGACTCGAACACCCATATGATGAAACCGTTTGGGAGGATCAAATCCAGGAGAATGGTGCCGTTGTCAGTGCCAGATGGATGACAGAACTACGCAACCAAGATGCTGTATATGATGTCCGGACCATTCCACAGACCAGTGACGTTTCGACAAGTACTGGAAATTCTCAGTTTCATGATTACAAAGAATATGACATTGGAACTGGAGCACAAATTGTTCACCGTTTAGATGACACGCTGCCTTTTGAGGTACATTCAAAGGTCATTGTTGAGGTACGTAGAGGAAATTGTCTCAGTGATATGATGGGTGCGTTCACTGACGCAACAATTATGGACAAGGAAGTCAGCATTCATATGAAGCTCCCTAATGGAGGGCTGGAGGTGGGAGTTGGATCTGGAGTTTTCCGTGATTGCCTCTCAGAATTTTGGAGTGAATTCTACAACAGGTGCACTCTAGGGTCTGACGTTAAGGCTCCGTTCCTAAGGCATGAATTTCAAGTCACTGAGTGGCAAGCCATCGCAAGGGTCCTTCTGAAAGGCTGGATTGCTGAGAAATACTTCCCAATTCATCTCCCTTTGCCGTTTCTGGAAGAGACATTGTATGGCACCATCATCAGCAGCGTGTCTGAGGCCTTCATGCTCTATATTTCAAAGCATGACCGGGAGGTCCTCCAACATGCATTGAACAGCTTCGAGTCTGTCGATCAAGACTCACTGCTGGATATTCTCGATTCCTACGAATGCCATCGAATGCCCACTGAAGACAACCTGGGCCCACTCCTTACTCAGTTAGGCCACAAGGCCCTCATTCAAATGCCAAAATTTGTTATTGACTGTTGGAGGCCTGTTCTAAAGGAGCTGGCCAAAACAATCTCCCCGCAGAAGTTAACGGAGATAATAGAAGAAAGAGTTCCATCGCCTAAGAAGGTGAATGCACTTCTGAAATTTCCAGAAGACATGAATGTCCAACAAAATACTGTAGCAAGGCATCTCAAAAGGTACATCAGGGAACTGGATGACAGCATCTTGCAACGCTTCCTTCGTTTCTGCACAGGGGCGGATGTCATTTTTGGAAAGCACATTACGGTGCAGTTCATCGAAAAAAAGGACTTTGAATGTCGTCCACGAGCAAATATGTGTGGATGCCTTCTCTTGTTGCCAATAAGATATCAGAATTACCCAGATCTCCGGAGTGGCTTCAATGCTGTTCTAAACAACTCGGTTTGGATAATGGATATTATGTAA